Proteins encoded in a region of the Capsicum annuum cultivar UCD-10X-F1 unplaced genomic scaffold, UCD10Xv1.1 ctg83255, whole genome shotgun sequence genome:
- the LOC124895613 gene encoding serine/threonine-protein phosphatase 6 regulatory subunit 3-like isoform X1, which yields MFWKLTQLSCSPVEEVLDKENFTLEELLDEEEIIQECKALNSRLINFLRDRAQVEQLLRYIVEEPSEDADSKWKFKFPFIACEIFTCEIDVILKTLVDDEELMDLLFSFLEPNRPHCALLAGYFSKVVVCLMLRKTIPLMNYVQTHHDVFRQMVDLIGITSIMEVLVRLVGADIYPNTKDVMQWLADSNLLEMIVDKLSPSVSPK from the exons ATGTTTTGGAAGCTCACACAACTTTCCTGTTCTCCG GTTGAAGAAGTGTTAGACAAGGAAAACTTCACATTGGAAGAGCTTCTTGATGAAGAAGAGATAATCCAAGAATGCAAAGCTTTGAATAGCCGCCTGATAAATTT TTTGAGAGACAGAGCTCAAGTTGAGCAGTTGCTACGATACATTGTTGAAGAGCCTTCCGAGGATGCTGATAGCAAATGGAAGTTTAA GTTCCCTTTCATTGCATGTGAGATATTCACTTGTGAAATTGATGTCATCCTTAAGACTTTAGTGGACGATGAAGAG CTAATGGATTTGCTCTTTTCATTCTTGGAGCCCAACCGTCCTCATTGTGCGTTGCTTGCTGGGTATTTTAGTAAG GTTGTGGTGTGCCTCATGTTGCGGAAGACTATTCCACTTATGAATTATGTCCAG ACCCATCATGATGTTTTCCGCCAGATGGTAGATTTGATTGGTATTACATCCATAATGGAG GTTTTGGTGCGACTTGTAGGCGCTGATATCTACCCCAATACTAAGGATGTAATGCAATGGTTGGCTGACAGCAATTTATTAGAAATGATTGTGGATAAATTGAGTCCCTCTGTAAGTCCAAAATAG
- the LOC124895613 gene encoding serine/threonine-protein phosphatase 6 regulatory subunit 2-like isoform X2, whose protein sequence is MFWKLTQLSCSPVEEVLDKENFTLEELLDEEEIIQECKALNSRLINFLRDRAQVEQLLRYIVEEPSEDADSKWKFKFPFIACEIFTCEIDVILKTLVDDEELMDLLFSFLEPNRPHCALLAGYFSKVVVCLMLRKTIPLMNYVQTHHDVFRQMVDLIGITSIMEALISTPILRM, encoded by the exons ATGTTTTGGAAGCTCACACAACTTTCCTGTTCTCCG GTTGAAGAAGTGTTAGACAAGGAAAACTTCACATTGGAAGAGCTTCTTGATGAAGAAGAGATAATCCAAGAATGCAAAGCTTTGAATAGCCGCCTGATAAATTT TTTGAGAGACAGAGCTCAAGTTGAGCAGTTGCTACGATACATTGTTGAAGAGCCTTCCGAGGATGCTGATAGCAAATGGAAGTTTAA GTTCCCTTTCATTGCATGTGAGATATTCACTTGTGAAATTGATGTCATCCTTAAGACTTTAGTGGACGATGAAGAG CTAATGGATTTGCTCTTTTCATTCTTGGAGCCCAACCGTCCTCATTGTGCGTTGCTTGCTGGGTATTTTAGTAAG GTTGTGGTGTGCCTCATGTTGCGGAAGACTATTCCACTTATGAATTATGTCCAG ACCCATCATGATGTTTTCCGCCAGATGGTAGATTTGATTGGTATTACATCCATAATGGAG GCGCTGATATCTACCCCAATACTAAGGATGTAA